Within Sphaerodactylus townsendi isolate TG3544 linkage group LG05, MPM_Stown_v2.3, whole genome shotgun sequence, the genomic segment tgtaatgaaggccaacaaccagctaaagatctggcagctgtgatgttaaacaaaatgaaataataatgattTTGGAATACGTCAACAAATCCTAGAATGTAGCCCTTTTTAAATTCGGCCAGGAGTTTCAGGGCTGTTTGGGGTGTACCTATCTTAAATAGGCCCAATTATGCGAAACTCATTGCATCAAAACCAACTAATTCATTTCTTCCGAGCATGgaatgtacatttattttaattaattaattaattaattatgattGAAATTGGCTTAGAAGTAGTGTTCTCCCAGAAATGTTACGAATTGAAGATCTGCTCATTCTTCACATTTTATTCTGGGTATGCATCCAATGAGTCATTGTTATCTTTCCGATGgtgtaacataagaacataagaacaagcctgctggatcagaccagagtccatctagtccagctctctgctactcgcagtggcccaccaggtgcctttgggagctgacatgcagggtgtgaaagcaatggccttctgctgctgctgctcctgagcacctggtctgctaaggcatttgcaatctgagatcaaggaggatcaagattggtagccaaagatcgacttctcctccataaatctgtccaaggcctattccaaacaccaatcacacgttgcgtgaaaaaatgtttccttttgttagtcctaattcttccccccagcattttcagtgtatgccccttggttctagtattgtgagaaagagagaaaaaattacctctgtcaatattttctaccccatgcataattttattttctaccccatgcataacagTAAGAGTGTCGCTGAAATGGTGAAAGTAAATCCCCAAATCGACATTATTCAGTCATATACCGCTGACAATCCGAGTCTGTGGCAGTAGAGAGCcaacgtagtgtagtggttaaggttggtgcactctaatctggagaaccgagtttgattctctgctctgccacttgagctggtgtaggcttatctggtgaaccagagtagcttgtgcactccaacacctgccagctgggtgaccatgggctagtcacagttcttcagagctctctcggcgcAACCCAcgtcacaggatgtttgttgttaagggggggaaggaaagaagtttgtaagtccctttgagtctccttacaggagagaaagggaggatataaatccaactcttctttttcttctagtttTTGGTCAGCTATATTTCCTGATGAGAAATAGCAGATTGTCGAACCCAAGCTCTGTATGGGAGACCAGTCTCATTTGGCGGTCTTAATATTTACTTTTCCTACCCTAAATTTTGGGCATAAAGCGTAAGAGCCCCAACCAGGCAGCTTAGAGCAGGGAAAAACTGATGGCGTCTCCCTCACCTAACTTTGCCGTCTTCCCCCTTTTGTGTCTCTTACGGTTCCCTCCATGTGGGTTTATCTCCGCTGGGTGGGGGGTCCCCGTTTCCAGCACCAAACCGACCACTGATGAGATCAAGGGCTGGGCCCAGTCGTTCGACAAGTTGATGAAGAACCCGGCCGGCAGGAACGTGTTCCGGGAATTCTTACGGACTGAGTACAGCGAAGAGAACATGCTGTTTTGGTTAGCCTGCGAGGAGCTCAAAAGCGAATGTAACAAGCAGTCCATCGAGGAGAAAGCGCGGGTGATATACGAGGATTACATCTCCATTCTCTCGCCGAAGGAGGTATGTTTACGTGTTTATTTCACCTTTATGGGCACAAGTCGAATCACGCGCCTCAGAAGCAGAAGGGAAAAGATTCGTGTTAGATATATTGGACTTCAAAATAACGTGAATAGTTTTAAAAGTTCATAAAACAATGTCCGGATTGGGACATGTGATCGTTCTTCGCTTTATCACTGACGCTAGAGACTTAGGTGCAGCTGAAGTGATGCTCAGACATCAAAAAGTTTGACCCTGCTTAATTCTTTCTCAGAGCAGTTATCGGTGACGGTAGAAACTTGGCTACAGCTAAAGTGATATCTGGATTCTGGTCAGACATCAGAAACGGGAGAAGTTTGACTCTGCTTAAGTTTTTCTCAGGGCAGTTATCGatcttactaccctgtttcccctaatataagacatccccgaaaaataagacatagtagaggttttgctgaagtgtgaaatataaggcatcccccgaaagtaagacatagcacagtttttgtttggaagcatgcctgatgaacagaacacagaacaataagacatctcctgaaaataagacatagcgcatctttgggagcaaaaattaatataagacattgtcttattttcggggaaacacggtagcagcaaagcccattgtgggggaaatgTAATGGGCCctagcaatgggggggggggcgggcaatcaTTTCCCCCTGCAATAAGCTTTACGGGTCATCACACCCCCTGAATGAAAAGCCCATGATAGATgcttcaaggatattgacaagcagggatgggtccagaggagggcaaccaaaatggtaaaagatctggaatccatgtcctacaaggagaaacttagggagctggggatgtttagtctggagaagagaaggttaagaggtgacatgatagccatgtttagatatttgaagggatgtcacgttgaataGGGAGCAATCTTGTGTTCTGCTTCTCCAGatactagaacaaggagtaatggactcaaggtagagactccacctaaatattaaaatatacagtaagggctgttcgacagtggaataggctgcctcggagagtggtggagtctccttctttggaggtttttaaagagaggctggatggccatctggcaggagtgctttgattgtatattcctgcattgcagggcgttggacttgatggcccttctggtctctcccaactctatgattgcgAGTTGGAACAAATTTATCACCGGCAACAAACAGGCCTCCACCATGTTGTAttagctcaggggtcttcaaactatggccctccagatgttcatggactacagttcccatcagcccctgccagcatggccaagtggtagggctcatgggaattgtagtctatgaatatctggagggccatagtttgaaggcccCTGTATTAGCTGAAGCTTCCAGGATGTCTTCAAGGGCCGCCCCACCTACATCATATTACAgcagtccagcctggaggttgtGAATTCAAGAAAGTGGGTCTTCTCCCTGAGATTCAGCACCTCCCCAACCCTAATtgcttgtgtgtctgtgtgtttgtcGCCTCATCCAGGTCAGCCTGGACTCCCGCGTGCGCGAAGGCATCAACCGCAAGATGCAGGAGCCGTCCCCGCACACGTTTGACGACGCGCAGCTACAGATCTACACCCTCATGCACAGAGACTCCTACCCTCGTTTTCTGAACTCAGCCATATACAAATCGTTAGCCCAGAGCGTCTCACGGTCGTCTTCGGAGTCCTAAGCCCCTCACCTTTCCCAGTAGTTCTAGACATCATGGGACAGCTATCCTTCTACACAGGACGGGGGCGATTGAGAAAAAGGACCTCGCCCACGTGGCCTCCCGCCACGGAACAAACTAAGAGGGCGCCCCGAGTCCCATGACCCACCTGAGTTTTTTTAACTTCTGCCTACTTGTCCGGCCACGGGAAAGCTCACGCCGTGTGGGCACACCCCACCTTGGCCCACAGAAAGGTGGGCCACGGCTCCTGCTGTCATGTGAACGATAAACTCAGGCCTCTGCTTTTACTACTGAATCCATGCTGGCCCGtgccgaagaagaagaggacagaAGGTTGTGGAGGACGGAGAGGGACGAGAGGGCGGGGTAGGGGGGCGGGAGGCCAAGGTCCCAATCCTCGAATGGCGTTCTGTTTCTTTACTCTGTTGTTCCTTTGCTGTGCAAAAATGCCGGTTGCGTGGTAAGCCCAAAGAAAAGACCGCCGACGGGTCAGGTGGCAACTTGAGTCGAATCACTTTGCGTGTCGTATCGGAAGGGGCTGAATTGCACAGAACTCTTTGTGGCAATACTTCGTGTCCGTCTAagacagtgacggcgaaccttttcgaggccgagtgcccaaactgcaacccaaaacccacttatttatcgcaaagtgccaacacggcagtttaacctgaatactgaggttttggtttagaaaaaacggttggcgccgaggcgtgcgttactcgggagtaagcttggtggtagtcggtggctttgctttgaagcaatcatgcaactcttccaacgggtgaatcacgaccctaggagggtttactcagaagcaagcccctttgccagcaaccgagcttactcccaggtaaaggatcgcgctttagttctttgcatgaaaatcagtggggtttaactgcgcttaacagggttacctacactgc encodes:
- the RGS19 gene encoding regulator of G-protein signaling 19 — translated: MPTVYEVGKQYPDPEYPERPLPMSRHETTPTALQRAGPNQRPTPCCFCWCCCCSCSWNEDRERAWRASRETKLETIPNCEACTKPTTDEIKGWAQSFDKLMKNPAGRNVFREFLRTEYSEENMLFWLACEELKSECNKQSIEEKARVIYEDYISILSPKEVSLDSRVREGINRKMQEPSPHTFDDAQLQIYTLMHRDSYPRFLNSAIYKSLAQSVSRSSSES